The following is a genomic window from Bactrocera tryoni isolate S06 chromosome 2, CSIRO_BtryS06_freeze2, whole genome shotgun sequence.
gaaatgtgactttttcatgtatatactcTTGATAGTTAATGAATAACAACACAAGGGCCCTAACAATAACCTcacgttatttttttattttttatttatatttatttcttaatgaaaACATCTTATTACTTCTTTAGATCATtgctaatataaattattttaaatttgtaaaataattttaaggtttgatttaaaaataattgagaaaattaaatttaaagagggaaattttgacttttataGAGCAAAGTTTggacaaaatttcattttaaatgaaaaatatataccgtAAAGAAATATgagcattaaaatattaaagcaacaCATTTAGGCTATCAAACTGCGTATAAAAtggtttcttaaattaaatatttgatttttagtaaattaaataaacttaaaagtttGTCCGTTGGAGATGTTAAATTGCACTGGATCGTTCAATTTTGTTACTCATCTTTTCACCTCGCTTCTCAATTTAAGAAGGTATAGCAATTTAAAGGTATTACTTCATCTATAAATTAGTGCGTAAAGtgtgtatttaataaatacaaaataaaagtttataaaagtgaaaatgtcTGAAGCAATTGCTGTTACGAATGTTAATTCTCCGGTAGCCGGATCTTCTGCTATTTCTGAGAAAAAAGTTGCTGCTAAAAAAGCTGTTAAGCCAAAAAAGCCTTCAGTCGCTCCTACTCATCCACCAACTCAACAAATGGTTGATGCatcaattaagaatttaaaagaaCGTGGTGGCTCATCACTTTTAGCTATTAAAAAGTACATCAGTGCTACATACAAATGTGATGCTCAAAAATTAGCACCATTTATCAAGCGTTATTTGAAATCTGCTGTTACTAGTGGTAAATTAATTCAAACTAAAGGAAAGGGTGCATCTGGTTCTTTTAAATTATCAGTGGCTGCCAATAAATCAAGTAAATCTGGTGAAGGTAAATCGAAGTCAAAAGCGGTGAAATCCATTGAGAAGAAGCCCAAAAAGAAATCGGCAGATGGTGTGGCGTCAAAGAAGAAGGCAGCAGTTGGCGGTAAGAAAGCAAGTGGcgaaaaaaaaagtgaagaaaactgTTGCTAGCAAGAAAACAGCAGagaagaaaaaaagtgaaaaggctAAAGCGAAGGATGCAAAAAAGACTGGATCTGTTAAAGCCAAACCAGCTAAAACTAAATCGACTCCAAATAAAGCAAAGgcgttaaaagcaaaaacacctAGTGTTAAAACCAAGAAAGCCGCGGTCAATAAAAAGCCAGTCGCCAAGAAAGCGCCATCTAAAAAGTAAAGCCcaggtaaaagaaaaaaactatgtggcaaataagaaataaaataagccCTTTTCAGggctacaaaaatgtttaacatatcgatcaaaaatggatttttagcaagaacattaaaataattttaattattaaatgaatTGATGATGattgtgcacatatgtattatgtgtTTTCATATATATCATTCaatgtatacaataaaaattacatatcatgtttatatctcaattacattataagtaaaacagttcataaataaaaaatgtacgtTTACAAAGGGTGACaattagatatttattttattttattttctttggaatTTCACAGCTGCTGGCATAATTAAGATTACCCTATACTAAAtagatttgcaaaaaaaaacatgtgtaTTGCCCACGCTTACTctatattgaatagtttattatgatAGTATTACCAGTGCCACAGTAACGCATGGCCAAATCTACTAGTACATATACTGTGTTTGTATACTCATAAATCatctctttgttaatttatatgttGTGGCCCTGAAAAGGgcctttttgctatttttttttttaatcatttgaacAAATTACTTGGAACTTGTGTATTTAGTGACAGCTTTGGTACCTTCGCTCACAGCATGTTTGGCTAATTCACCAGGCAAAAGTAAACGTACAGCAGTTTGGATTTCGCGACTAGTGATAGTTGAACGTTTATTGTAATGAGCTAAACGCGATGCTTCGGCAGCGATACgctcaaaaatatcatttacaaaACTGTTCATGATACTCATGGCTTTTGATGAAATACCAGTATCAGGATGTACTTGCTTCAACactttataaatgtaaatagcATAACTTTCCTTCCTCTTGCGCTTCTTCTTCTTGTcgtttttagtaatatttttttgggccTTACCAGCCTTCTTTGCTGCTTTTCCACTAGTTTTAGGAGGCATGTTTTTTCTCACTTTACTTTTTCACTAACACTTtgcgaaataaattttatactcaCAATAAAGCAGTTGCTTTAAAgtacattttttcatataaagtaTTCGCGAAGTCGATTAAAGGTGCACGTGAAGACGACGAGTCACGAAGTTATGTCAATACACCTTAactgtgaaatgaaaaagtatatAAGCAGCGTTAGTATGTTGGAGGAATTTATATAAAGTGAGTGAATTGTGCAGTGTACATTGTGCAAGCTTGTAGTGATTCATATTTCCTTTTCGTGTgttaactaaattatatttaaaaatgtctgGACGTGGTAAAGGTGGTAAAGTGAAGGGCAAGGCAAAGTCGCGTTCAAATCGTGCTGGTCTTCAATTTCCTGTCGGTCGTATACACCGTTTGTTGCGCAAAGGCAATTATGCTGAACGTGTTGGTGCTGGTGCTCCCGTATATTTAGCTGCTGTTATGGAATATTTGGCAGCTGAAGTTCTTGAATTGGCTGGTAATGCTGCCCGTGATAACAAAAAGACAAGAATTATTCCAAGACATTTACAATTGGCCATCCGTAATGATGAAGAATTGAATAAACTATTATCTGGAGTCACTATTGCTCAAGGTGGTGTTTTGCCAAATATTCAAGCTGTACTTTTACCAAAGAAGACTGagaaaaaagcataaatttcTATCTCGGAGAGAcatattatctaaaaaaaagaataaaaccgTCCTTTTCAGGACGACAAACTTTTATATTCAAAGAGGTTGATATTACTTtcaaaaaaactacatatgtattagtaataAAACTTGATTCGTTATATAAAACTGGTTGCATACGATAcacatataacaacaacaacaaatattagatTCATACTCATGAATGTATAAGTAAAGTCATCTGGAGAGACAGCGTACGGTATAATACAGTAGGTAGATAATACTCGTAGCGAAAAAAACTTGATGGTGGTATACATGTACAGGTTCCGTGGATTCTATTCggaatttaatttgtaaattaatttctatctacagcatatacatagtatatcataagatttaaagttttaatcttTTGCTGAGAAATTGTGGTCCTGAAAAGGACcgtttaagtatttatttttatcattatatgtaaaattttgatctttCGTTGAGCAATTGTGGTCCTGAAAAGGACCGTTTGGATATTTATCTTCTTCAAATCAATTAAGCACGTTCTCCACGAATACGTCTGGCCAATTGAATATCTTTTGGCATAATTGTGACACGCTTTGCATGAATGGCGCACAAATTTGTATCCTCAAACAGACCAACCAAATATGCTTCACTTGCTTCCTGTAGAGCCATAACAGCAGAACTTTGGAAACGTAAATCTGTTTTGAAATCTTGAGCAATTTCTCGAACCAAACGTTGGAATGGCAATTTTCGGATTAATAATTCAGTACTTTTTTGGTAACGACGAATTTCTCGTAATGCAACTGTACCGGGGCGATAACGATGAGGTTTCTTTACACCACCAGTTGCCGGAGCACTTTTACGAGCTGCTTTGGTTGCCAATTGCTTGCGTGGTGCTTTACCACCAGTCGATTTACGGGCTGTTTGTTTTGTACGAGCCATTTTTTTTCACtgcacttatttaattttcacctTAACTGAAAAGTCACTGCACTAATATATTTTACCACACACTAATAATTTGTGCACAAGTAATAAAATACTTCAGAACGTTTCAAAAGTTCATATTATCGGGGTGGATGAAGTCTTAACTATATTCATGTGTTAGAAAGAGatgaaattttctgtatatAGGTAAGTCACAATGTTAGTTGTTGACTTTTGTATAAATACACGTGCAATAACTTAGTTCTCCAGAAATCTATAGAGCGTGCAGTGTTCGGCTAGTAAAAGTGTTAaagtgttaaaagtgtaaaagttaaaaatgacTGGTCGCGGCAAAGGTGGAAAAGGCTTGGGTAAAGGTGGTGCTAAGCGTCATCGTAAAGTTTTACGTGATAACATCCAGGGAATCACTAAGCCTGCTATTCGGCGTTTGGCTCGTCGTGGAGGTGTAAAACGTATATCTGGTTTGATATATGAAGAAACTCGTGGAgtcttaaaagtatttttagagAATGTTATCCGTGATGCAGTTACCTATACTGAACACGCTAAAAGGAAGACAGTTACAGCAATGGATGTTGTATATGCTTTGAAGAGACAAGGACGTACCTTGTATGGATTCGGCGGTTAAACAATTTTcctatcaaatataaaaaaaaaacaaaacggtcCTTTTCAGGACCACGATATACAATTAAACGAAGAttcaaaataatgataaattaaccgaaaaataataaatacatatctaaaaGTAATTTTGTCACAATTCTTAATTTGCCTGTAGTTAGCATTCATtccaatttaatattatttatcaaatatccaaatacatatgtatatatgtatattgcattcATATTATTTATGAGGAAGTATGTTGGAACGGAATatgagtaaatataaaaattacattgtctacggacctatgtatgtatggatgtatacatatacatatgtatggtaagtaagtttagtataaaattattactaatataGGATTTGAGTAGAAATTTATCCGACAATATATTAGCAAATTGTGAATTGATCGCATAAAACcgctttttgttttcatactattattttacttcatttaaattgaaatgtgactttttcatgtatatactcTTGATAGTTAATGAATAACAACACAAGGGCCCTAACAATAACCTcacgttatttttttattttttatttatatttatttcttaatgaaaACATCTTATTACTTCTTTAGATCATtgctaatataaattattttgaatttgtaaaataattttaaggtttgatttaaaaataattgagaaaattaaatttaaagagggaaattttgacttttataGAGCAAAGTTTggacaaaatttcattttaaatgaaaaatatataccgtAAAGAAATATgagcattaaaatattaaagcaacaCATTTAGGCTATCAAACTGCGTATAAAAtggtttcttaaattaaatatttgatttttagtaaattaaataaacttaaaagtttGTCCGTTGGAGATGTTAAATTGCACTGGATCGTTCAATTTTGTTACTCATCTTTTCACCTCGCTTCTCAATTTAAGAAGGTATAGCAATTTAAAGGTATTACTTCATCTATAAATTAGTGCGTAAAGtgtgtatttaataaatacaaaataaaagtttataaaagtgaaaatgtcTGAAGCAATTGCTGTTACGAATGTTAATTCTCCGGTAGCCGGATCTTCTGCTATTTCTGAGAAAAAAGTTGCTGCTAAAAAAGCTGTTAAGCCAAAAAAGCCTTCAGTCGCTCCTACTCATCCACCAACTCAACAAATGGTTGATGCatcaattaagaatttaaaagaaCGTGGTGGCTCATCACTTTTAGCTATTAAAAAGTACATCAGTGCTACATACAAATGTGATGCTCAAAAATTAGCACCATTTATCAAGCGTTATTTGAAATCTGCTGTTACTAGTGGTAAATTAATTCAAACTAAAGGAAAGGGTGCATCTGGTTCTTTTAAATTATCAGTGGCTGCCAATAAATCAAGTAAATCTGGTGAAGGTAAATCGAAGTCAAAAGCGGTGAAATCCATTGAGAAGAAGCCCAAAAAGAAATCGGCAGATGGTGTGGCGTCAAAGAAGAAGGCAGCAGTTGGCGGTAAGAAAGCAAGTGGcgaaaaaaagtgaagaaaactgTTGCTAGCAAGAAAACAGCAGagaagaaaaaaagtgaaaaggctAAAGCGAAGGATGCAAAAAAGACTGGATCTGTTAAAGCCAAACCAGCTAAAGCTAAATCGACTCCAAATAAAGCAAAGgcgttaaaagcaaaaacacctAGTGTTAAAACCAAGAAAGCCGCGGTCAATAAAAAGCCAGTCGCCAAGAAAGCGCCATCTAAAAAGTAAAGCCcaggtaaaagaaaaaaaactatgtggcaaataagaaataaaataagccCTTTTCAGggctacaaaaatgtttaacatatcgatcaaaaatggatttttagcaagaacattaaaataattttaattattaaatgaatTGATGATGattgtgcacatatgtattatgtgtTTTCATATATATCATTCaatgtatacaataaaaattacatatcatgtttatatctcaattacattataagtaaaacagttcataaataaaaaatgtacgtTTACAAAGGGTGACaattagatatttattttattttattttctttggaatTTCACAGCTGCTGGCATAATTAAGATTACCCTATACTAAAtagatttgcaaaaaaaaacatgtgtaCCATATTGCCCACGCTTACTctatattgaatagtttattatgatAGTATTACCAGTGCCACAGTAACGCATGGCCAAATCTACTAGTACATATACTGTGTTTGTATACTCATAAATCatctctttgttaatttatatgttGTGGCCCTGAAAAGGgcctttttgctatttttttttttaatcatttgaacAAATTACTTGGAACTTGTGTATTTAGTGACAGCTTTGGTACCTTCGCTCACAGCATGTTTGGCTAATTCACCAGGCAAAAGTAAACGTACAGCAGTTTGGATTTCGCGACTAGTGATAGTTGAACGTTTATTGTAATGAGCTAAACGCGATGCTTCGGCAGCGATACgctcaaaaatatcatttacaaaACTGTTCATGATACTCATGGCTTTTGATGAAATACCAGTATCAGGATGTACTTGCTTCAACactttataaatgtaaatagcATAACTTTCCTTCCTCTTGCGCTTCTTCTTCTTGTcgtttttagtaatatttttttgggccTTACCAGCCTTCTTTGCTGCTTTTCCACTAGTTTTAGGAGGCATGTTTTTTCTCACTTTACTTTTTCACTAACACTTtgcgaaataaattttatactcaCAATAAAGCAGTTGCTTTAAAgtacattttttcatataaagtaTTCGCGAAGTCGATTAAAGGTGCACGTGAAGATGACGAGTCACGAAGTTATGTCAATACACCTTAactgtgaaatgaaaaagtatatAAGCAGCGTTAGTATGTTGGAGGAATTTATATAAAGTGAGTGAATTGTGCAGTGTACATTGTGCAAGCTTGTAGTGATTCATATTTCCTTTTCGTGTgttaac
Proteins encoded in this region:
- the LOC120767522 gene encoding histone H2B yields the protein MPPKTSGKAAKKAGKAQKNITKNDKKKKRKRKESYAIYIYKVLKQVHPDTGISSKAMSIMNSFVNDIFERIAAEASRLAHYNKRSTITSREIQTAVRLLLPGELAKHAVSEGTKAVTKYTSSK
- the LOC120767507 gene encoding histone H2A — its product is MSGRGKGGKVKGKAKSRSNRAGLQFPVGRIHRLLRKGNYAERVGAGAPVYLAAVMEYLAAEVLELAGNAARDNKKTRIIPRHLQLAIRNDEELNKLLSGVTIAQGGVLPNIQAVLLPKKTEKKA
- the LOC120767496 gene encoding histone H3, producing MARTKQTARKSTGGKAPRKQLATKAARKSAPATGGVKKPHRYRPGTVALREIRRYQKSTELLIRKLPFQRLVREIAQDFKTDLRFQSSAVMALQEASEAYLVGLFEDTNLCAIHAKRVTIMPKDIQLARRIRGERA